A section of the Malania oleifera isolate guangnan ecotype guangnan chromosome 2, ASM2987363v1, whole genome shotgun sequence genome encodes:
- the LOC131148382 gene encoding zinc finger protein ZAT3-like produces MAAQPGNNQGESGAGVPVSGIGNHKKIRREENRSGAKKSADDGGNVCFVCNRSFRSPKSLFGHMRTHPERSWRGIRPPRSPVAEDKPSPSAAASDQDAEEDHTADQSKEGPAIDSDERGFTAQPLPGWSRTAKRGGTGIATSTERNSVIPSSPLKLRSALESSVLSFLVTVANYILASSSSSKSKRKVSDYRVKAYPAEKDQTLCNGTGLIKKLKTEVVFPIEKKQYECRDCGKSFSNPQALGGHRTSHRKGTTTTTTEPEEPSTDEGRLRALKDAQR; encoded by the coding sequence ATGGCTGCTCAACCTGGGAACAATCAGGGTGAGAGCGGCGCCGGAGTTCCGGTCTCCGGCATCGGCAACCACAAGAAGATTCGCCGGGAAGAGAACCGCAGCGGCGCCAAAAAATCCGCTGATGACGGCGGGAATGTTTGCTTCGTCTGCAACAGAAGTTTCCGTTCACCGAAATCCCTTTTCGGTCACATGAGGACGCACCCGGAGAGGAGCTGGAGAGGGATTAGACCCCCGCGGTCGCCCGTGGCAGAGGACAAGCCTTCTCCGAGCGCTGCCGCCTCCGACCAGGACGCCGAAGAAGACCATACCGCCGATCAGTCCAAGGAAGGCCCGGCAATCGATTCCGACGAACGAGGGTTTACGGCGCAGCCTCTGCCCGGATGGTCTAGGACTGCCAAGAGGGGAGGCACCGGAATAGCGACTTCAACTGAGAGGAATTCTGTAATTCCTTCTTCTCCGTTGAAGTTGCGGAGTGCTCTGGAAAGTTCCGTTCTCTCTTTTTTGGTGACCGTGGCGAATTACATCCTCGCTTCTTCGTCTTCTTCCAAAAGCAAGAGAAAAGTTTCCGACTATAGAGTTAAAGCTTATCCGGCGGAAAAAGATCAAACTTTGTGCAATGGAACAGGACTGATTAAGAAGCTGAAAACAGAAGTAGTGTTCCCAATTGAGAAGAAGCAGTATGAGTGCAGAGACTGTGGGAAGTCCTTTTCCAATCCTCAGGCCTTGGGGGGACATAGAACAAGCCACAGAAAAggtactactactactactactgaACCCGAAGAACCCAGTACGGATGAGGGCCGGTTGAGGGCGCTGAAGGATGCACAGAGATGA
- the LOC131148384 gene encoding zinc finger protein ZAT9-like, with the protein MAAQPGNNQGESGTGVPVSGVGNHKKISREENRSGAKKSADDGGNVCFVCNRSFRSPKSLFGHMRTHPERSWRGIRPPLSPVAEDKPSPSAVATDSDAGEDHTADQSKEGPAIDSDERGFTAQPPLGWSRTAKRGGTGIATSTERNSVIPSSPSKLRSAPESSVLSFLVTVANYILASSSSSKSKRKVSDFRAKANPAEKDQALCNGTELIKKLKTEVVFPIEKKQYECRDCGKSFSNPQALGGHRTSHRKGTTTTTTTEPEKPSTDEGRLRALKEAQIPWCSLAGDELIKSSQENSPGSCCLTGKSDSSSSGDGKGDSAKIFPFDLNELPVVKEEEEEEGEGEMLN; encoded by the coding sequence ATGGCTGCCCAACCTGGGAACAATCAGGGTGAGAGCGGCACCGGAGTTCCGGTCTCCGGCGTCGGCAACCACAAGAAGATTAGCCGGGAAGAGAACCGCAGCGGCGCCAAAAAATCCGCTGATGACGGCGGGAATGTTTGCTTCGTCTGCAACAGAAGTTTCCGTTCACCGAAATCCCTTTTCGGTCACATGAGAACGCACCCGGAGAGGAGCTGGAGAGGGATTAGACCCCCGCTGTCACCCGTGGCAGAGGACAAGCCTTCTCCGAGCGCGGTCGCTACCGACTCGGACGCCGGAGAAGACCATACGGCCGATCAGTCCAAGGAAGGCCCGGCAATCGATTCCGACGAACGAGGGTTTACGGCGCAGCCTCCACTCGGATGGTCTAGGACTGCCAAGAGGGGAGGCACCGGAATAGCGACTTCAACTGAGAGGAATTCTGTAATTCCTTCTTCACCGTCGAAGTTGCGGAGTGCTCCGGAAAGTTCCGTTCTCTCTTTTTTGGTGACCGTGGCGAATTACATCCTCGCTTCTTCGTCTTCTTCCAAAAGCAAGAGAAAAGTTTCCGACTTTAGAGCTAAAGCTAATCCGGCGGAAAAAGATCAAGCTTTGTGCAATGGAACAGAACTGATTAAGAAGCTGAAAACAGAAGTAGTGTTCCCAATTGAGAAGAAGCAGTATGAGTGCAGAGACTGTGGGAAGTCCTTTTCCAATCCTCAGGCCTTGGGGGGACATAGAACAAGCCACAGAAAAggtactactactactactactactgaACCCGAAAAACCCAGTACGGATGAGGGCCGGTTGAGGGCGCTGAAGGAAGCCCAAATTCCCTGGTGTAGCCTCGCCGGAGACGAGTTGATCAAGAGCAGTCAAGAGAACAGCCCAGGGAGCTGCTGCTTGACAGGGAAAAGTGATAGTAGTAGTAGTGGTGATGGTAAGGGGGACAGTgccaaaatattcccttttgatCTGAATGAGCTTCCTGTTgtgaaggaagaagaagaagaagaaggagaaggagagatGTTGAACTGA